In the Streptomyces fradiae ATCC 10745 = DSM 40063 genome, one interval contains:
- the thpD gene encoding ectoine hydroxylase has protein sequence MTEDLYPTRGTTEVVTPRRDPVVWGPLDPELEAFERDGFLPVEELLTDEEVAVYRAELDRLVADPAVRADERSIVEPRSQAVRSVFEVHRISDVFAKLVRDERVVGMARRILGSDVYVHQSRINVKPGFGASGFYWHSDFETWHAEDGLPRMRTVSVSIALTRNHDTNGALMIMPGSHRTFLGCAGETPKDNYKKSLQMQDAGTPSDEALTRLADAHGIRLFTGRAGSATWFDCNAMHGSGDNITPYARSNVFIVFNSVENAAVEPFAAPVRRPEFIGARDFTPVR, from the coding sequence GTGACGGAGGACCTGTATCCCACGCGCGGCACGACCGAGGTCGTCACCCCCCGCCGCGACCCGGTCGTCTGGGGGCCGCTCGACCCGGAGCTGGAGGCGTTCGAGCGGGACGGCTTCCTCCCGGTGGAGGAGCTGCTGACCGACGAGGAGGTGGCCGTCTACCGCGCCGAGCTGGACCGCCTGGTCGCGGACCCGGCCGTACGGGCGGACGAGCGGTCCATCGTGGAGCCCCGGTCGCAGGCCGTGCGGTCGGTGTTCGAGGTGCACCGGATCAGCGACGTGTTCGCGAAGCTGGTGCGGGACGAGCGGGTCGTCGGCATGGCGCGGCGCATCCTCGGCTCCGACGTGTACGTCCACCAGTCGCGGATCAACGTGAAGCCCGGGTTCGGGGCGTCCGGGTTCTACTGGCACTCGGACTTCGAGACCTGGCACGCGGAGGACGGGCTGCCCCGGATGCGGACCGTGTCGGTGTCCATCGCGCTCACCCGCAACCACGACACCAACGGCGCCCTGATGATCATGCCGGGGTCGCACCGGACGTTCCTGGGGTGCGCCGGGGAGACCCCGAAGGACAACTACAAGAAGTCGCTGCAGATGCAGGACGCGGGCACCCCGTCGGACGAGGCGCTGACCCGCCTGGCGGACGCGCACGGCATCCGGCTGTTCACCGGGCGGGCCGGCTCGGCCACCTGGTTCGACTGCAACGCCATGCACGGCTCGGGCGACAACATCACGCCGTACGCGAGGAGCAACGTCTTCATCGTGTTCAACAGCGTGGAGAACGCGGCGGTGGAGCCCTTCGCGGCCCCGGTCCGCCGCCCGGAGTTCATCGGCGCGAGGGACTTCACGCCGGTGCGGTGA
- a CDS encoding rhamnogalacturonan acetylesterase, translating to MTLSRRRTVAALAALPVAGTAATARAAEAAPPPPRITLYIAGDSTAAQKYAPAAPETGWGMALPLFLTPRLRVANHAVNGRSSKSFLDEGRLGPVLEAVRPGDVLLVQFGHNDQKAADPARHTEPWTTYREHLLRYVSGARARGARPVLLTSVERRRFDASGRAVPTHGEYPAAVRALAAEHGVPLVDVQAASLAEWQRLGPEGSKAYFAWLAPGESPAHPDGRRDDTHFRPAGAVEVARMVARGLLAGRVLAPGDVRRLDDEVPADRITWPPAP from the coding sequence GTGACCCTGAGCCGCAGACGGACCGTGGCGGCGCTCGCCGCCCTCCCCGTGGCGGGCACGGCCGCCACCGCCCGGGCGGCGGAGGCCGCCCCGCCGCCGCCCCGGATCACCCTGTACATAGCGGGCGACTCGACGGCCGCCCAGAAGTACGCCCCCGCCGCGCCGGAGACCGGCTGGGGCATGGCCCTGCCGCTCTTCCTCACCCCCCGGCTGCGGGTCGCCAACCACGCGGTGAACGGCCGCAGTTCCAAGAGCTTCCTGGACGAGGGGCGGCTCGGCCCCGTCCTGGAGGCCGTCCGGCCGGGCGACGTCCTGCTCGTCCAGTTCGGGCACAACGACCAGAAGGCCGCGGACCCGGCCCGCCACACCGAGCCCTGGACCACCTACCGGGAGCACCTCCTGCGGTACGTCTCCGGGGCGCGCGCCCGCGGTGCCCGGCCCGTGCTGCTCACCTCCGTGGAGCGGCGCCGGTTCGACGCGTCGGGCCGGGCGGTGCCCACCCACGGGGAGTACCCGGCCGCCGTACGCGCCCTCGCCGCCGAGCACGGCGTGCCGCTCGTGGACGTCCAGGCCGCGTCGCTCGCCGAGTGGCAGCGGCTGGGCCCGGAGGGCTCCAAGGCGTACTTCGCCTGGCTGGCGCCCGGCGAGTCGCCCGCCCACCCGGACGGCCGCCGGGACGACACCCACTTCCGTCCCGCGGGCGCCGTGGAGGTGGCCCGCATGGTGGCCCGCGGCCTGCTCGCCGGGCGGGTGCTGGCCCCCGGTGACGTACGCCGCCTCGACGACGAGGTCCCGGCGGACCGGATCACCTGGCCGCCCGCCCCCTGA
- a CDS encoding pectate lyase family protein, translating into MPRKCHAQVTRRAVSLAGGTALVLTLTGLAAPAAPAAPPAGPPTAPDGAAPAATAGAPAFAAGWAHGRDLHRQTLPAGDGWASADGGTTGGAAADAAHVHTVTTWAQFRAALAAGDGPRVIRVVGTLDATEGGCEVFEAPGYDFDRYLADYDPAVWGYEKEVSGPQEDLRAASAKNQERAVKAYVPSDTTIVGVGRGAGITGGSLQIKDADNVIVRNLTLESPLDCFPQWDPTDGATGAWNSEYDSMVVYNSTHVWIDHNTFTDGRHPDSTLPRHYGELYQRHDGELDIVRGADLVTASWNVFADHDKTLMIGNSDSAGPTDRGRLRVTLHHNLFTHVVERAPRVRFGRVDVYNNHYVVSRDGYAYSFGIGAESQLVAEKNSFRLPEGVPAGRILKKWKDAPVTVAGNHVNGRPVDLLAAHNARFPDEALRADAGWRPTLRTRVDHPGVLPALLAHHAGAGRLR; encoded by the coding sequence ATGCCCCGTAAGTGTCATGCGCAGGTCACCAGAAGAGCCGTGTCGCTGGCCGGCGGCACCGCGCTGGTGCTCACCCTCACCGGACTCGCCGCCCCCGCCGCCCCCGCCGCACCCCCCGCCGGGCCTCCGACGGCCCCCGACGGCGCCGCCCCGGCGGCCACCGCGGGCGCACCCGCCTTCGCCGCCGGGTGGGCGCACGGCCGCGACCTCCACCGGCAGACCCTGCCCGCCGGCGACGGCTGGGCCTCCGCCGACGGCGGCACCACGGGCGGCGCCGCCGCGGACGCGGCGCACGTCCACACCGTCACCACGTGGGCGCAGTTCCGCGCCGCCCTCGCCGCCGGCGACGGCCCGCGCGTCATCCGCGTGGTCGGCACGCTCGACGCCACCGAGGGCGGCTGCGAGGTCTTCGAGGCCCCCGGCTACGACTTCGACCGGTACCTGGCCGACTACGACCCGGCCGTCTGGGGGTACGAGAAGGAGGTCAGCGGGCCCCAGGAGGACCTGCGCGCCGCCTCCGCGAAGAACCAGGAGCGGGCCGTCAAGGCGTACGTCCCCTCCGACACGACCATCGTCGGCGTCGGCCGCGGCGCCGGGATCACCGGCGGCAGCCTCCAGATCAAGGACGCCGACAACGTCATCGTCCGCAACCTCACCCTGGAGAGCCCCCTCGACTGCTTCCCGCAGTGGGACCCCACGGACGGGGCGACCGGCGCGTGGAACTCCGAGTACGACTCGATGGTCGTGTACAACTCCACGCACGTGTGGATCGACCACAACACGTTCACCGACGGGCGCCACCCGGACAGCACCCTGCCCCGCCACTACGGCGAGCTGTACCAGCGGCACGACGGCGAACTCGACATCGTGCGCGGCGCGGACCTGGTGACGGCCTCCTGGAACGTCTTCGCCGACCACGACAAGACCCTGATGATCGGCAACAGCGACAGCGCGGGCCCCACCGACCGCGGCCGGCTGCGGGTCACCCTCCACCACAACCTCTTCACCCACGTGGTCGAGCGGGCGCCCCGCGTCCGGTTCGGCAGGGTCGACGTGTACAACAACCACTACGTGGTGTCCCGCGACGGGTACGCCTACAGCTTCGGCATCGGTGCCGAGTCGCAGCTGGTGGCGGAGAAGAACTCGTTCCGGCTGCCGGAGGGCGTACCGGCCGGGCGGATCCTCAAGAAGTGGAAGGACGCGCCGGTCACCGTCGCGGGCAACCACGTCAACGGCCGTCCGGTGGACCTGCTGGCGGCGCACAACGCGCGGTTCCCCGACGAGGCGCTGCGCGCCGACGCGGGCTGGCGGCCGACGCTGCGCACCCGGGTCGACCACCCGGGCGTGCTGCCCGCCCTCCTCGCCCACCACGCGGGCGCGGGCCGCCTGCGCTGA
- a CDS encoding IclR family transcriptional regulator yields the protein MSAAETGGAQVKSAVRTVELLEFFAGSPGMHTLAAVQEAVGYPKSSLYMLLRTLVELGWVETDATGTRYGIGVRALLVGTSYVDGDEVVAAARPALDRLSGDTAETVHLARLDGTDVVHLATRRSPHHLRPATRVGRRVPAHATALGKALLATYDDERVRRMLPRTLPALTERTITDREELIAELGAVRARGWAADREESTVGLRCFAVALPYRVPARDAVSCSVPAARLTPAHEQAVRDALLDARERLALATRRL from the coding sequence ATGTCCGCTGCCGAAACCGGCGGGGCGCAGGTCAAGTCGGCCGTGCGCACCGTGGAGTTGCTGGAGTTCTTCGCCGGGAGTCCGGGCATGCACACCCTGGCCGCCGTGCAGGAGGCGGTCGGCTACCCCAAGTCGAGCCTGTACATGCTGCTGCGGACGCTGGTGGAGCTCGGCTGGGTGGAGACGGACGCGACCGGCACGCGGTACGGCATCGGGGTGCGCGCGCTGCTCGTCGGCACCTCGTACGTCGACGGGGACGAGGTCGTCGCCGCCGCCCGCCCCGCCCTCGACCGGCTCTCCGGGGACACCGCCGAGACCGTCCACCTCGCCCGCCTCGACGGCACCGACGTCGTCCACCTGGCGACCCGCCGCTCCCCGCACCACCTGCGCCCCGCCACCCGCGTCGGGCGCCGGGTGCCCGCGCACGCCACCGCGCTCGGCAAGGCGCTGCTCGCCACGTACGACGACGAGCGGGTGCGGCGGATGCTGCCGAGGACCCTGCCCGCGCTCACCGAACGGACCATCACCGACCGCGAGGAGCTCATCGCGGAGCTCGGCGCGGTCCGCGCGCGCGGCTGGGCCGCCGACCGGGAGGAGAGCACGGTCGGCCTGCGCTGCTTCGCCGTGGCCCTCCCGTACCGCGTGCCCGCCCGCGACGCGGTGAGCTGCTCGGTGCCGGCCGCCCGGCTGACCCCCGCCCACGAACAGGCCGTCAGGGACGCGCTGCTCGACGCCCGCGAGCGACTCGCCCTCGCCACCAGGAGGCTCTGA
- a CDS encoding ectoine synthase translates to MIVRSLQEIENTERHVKAASGTWESKRLVLAREKVGFSLHETVLYAGTETSMWYANHIEAVLCVEGEAELTDHETGEVHWIRPGTMYLLDGHERHTLRPKTDFRCVCVFNPPVTGREDHDENGVYPLLTEED, encoded by the coding sequence GTGATCGTCCGATCCCTGCAGGAGATCGAGAACACCGAGCGCCATGTGAAGGCCGCGTCGGGCACGTGGGAGAGCAAGCGGCTCGTCCTCGCCCGCGAGAAGGTCGGCTTCTCCCTGCACGAGACGGTGCTGTACGCGGGCACGGAGACGTCGATGTGGTACGCGAACCACATCGAGGCCGTGCTGTGCGTGGAGGGCGAGGCCGAGCTGACCGACCACGAGACGGGCGAGGTCCACTGGATCCGGCCCGGCACGATGTACCTCCTCGACGGCCACGAGCGCCACACGCTGCGCCCCAAGACCGACTTCCGGTGCGTGTGCGTGTTCAACCCGCCCGTGACCGGCCGGGAGGACCACGACGAGAACGGCGTCTACCCGCTGCTGACGGAGGAGGACTGA
- a CDS encoding sensor histidine kinase: protein MPYWLLSTVVLSPFADGAGPFAGGSPWPQLGAYLLALPLAAVTGLVPLARPMSVAAARALCGVGAERFADAPSASRAARARTAAWYTLHVGLGGLVAGASLALPPFALTTMALPFSRALREAEPVRAWGLDHRWWQLLGVPAGALMLLALAAAAAGAGALLARWAPVLLGPTPADRLAAAERRAAELAVRNRLARELHDSVGHALSAVTLQAGAARRVASAPEPDLAFVREALTAIEETARRTVGELDSVLGLLRRGEDDGEPPGPGLEALDTLLAHCGLTVACTLEGRPVADVPPRVSREAYRIVQEGLSNALRHGGAAPVVLRLRAAEGELEVTMDSPLTGRAPVVRPGGGRGLRGIAERAALLGGHATAGPAEGGAAGGACTDGACVDGACMGGACADGAAVWRLSVRLPTAGGRR, encoded by the coding sequence ATGCCGTACTGGCTGCTCTCGACGGTCGTCCTGTCGCCGTTCGCCGACGGCGCGGGCCCCTTCGCCGGAGGTTCCCCGTGGCCGCAGTTGGGGGCGTACCTGCTGGCGCTGCCCCTGGCGGCGGTCACCGGCCTCGTCCCGCTGGCCCGGCCGATGTCGGTGGCGGCGGCGCGGGCGCTGTGCGGCGTCGGGGCGGAGCGGTTCGCCGACGCCCCGTCGGCGTCCCGCGCCGCCCGGGCCCGCACGGCCGCCTGGTACACCCTGCACGTGGGGCTCGGCGGCCTGGTCGCCGGGGCCTCCCTGGCGCTGCCGCCGTTCGCGCTGACGACGATGGCGCTGCCCTTCTCGCGGGCCCTGCGCGAGGCGGAGCCGGTCCGCGCCTGGGGGCTGGACCACCGGTGGTGGCAGCTCCTCGGCGTACCCGCCGGGGCGCTCATGCTGCTCGCCCTCGCCGCGGCGGCCGCCGGAGCGGGGGCCCTGCTGGCGCGGTGGGCGCCGGTACTGCTCGGCCCCACCCCGGCGGACCGGCTGGCCGCCGCCGAGCGGCGGGCCGCCGAACTCGCCGTGCGCAACCGCCTCGCCCGCGAACTGCACGACTCCGTCGGCCACGCGCTGAGCGCCGTCACCCTCCAGGCGGGCGCCGCGCGCCGCGTCGCGTCCGCACCCGAGCCCGACCTGGCCTTCGTCCGGGAGGCGCTGACGGCCATCGAGGAGACGGCGCGGCGCACGGTCGGTGAACTCGACTCGGTCCTGGGCCTGCTGCGGCGGGGCGAGGACGACGGGGAACCGCCCGGACCCGGTCTGGAGGCGCTGGACACCCTGCTGGCGCACTGCGGGCTCACGGTCGCCTGCACGCTGGAGGGCCGACCGGTCGCGGACGTGCCGCCGCGGGTCTCGCGCGAGGCGTACCGGATCGTGCAGGAGGGGCTCAGCAACGCGCTGCGCCACGGAGGGGCCGCGCCGGTCGTCCTGCGCCTGCGCGCGGCCGAGGGAGAACTGGAGGTCACCATGGACAGTCCGCTCACCGGCCGCGCGCCGGTGGTGCGGCCGGGCGGCGGCCGGGGGCTGCGCGGCATCGCCGAGCGGGCCGCGCTGCTGGGCGGCCACGCGACGGCGGGCCCGGCCGAGGGGGGCGCGGCCGGCGGGGCCTGTACGGACGGGGCCTGCGTGGACGGGGCCTGCATGGGCGGGGCCTGCGCGGACGGGGCTGCGGTGTGGCGGCTGTCCGTGCGGCTCCCGACGGCGGGGGGCCGGCGGTGA
- a CDS encoding aminotransferase class V-fold PLP-dependent enzyme, which yields MDTLGGAEFAPAQTYLNTSTCGLLPRRTVEAVKLLAEQNASGRPDGSGSFEAVAAARAGFARLAGVGADRVAVGGSVSVHVGLIAASLPAEAEVLYPEGEFSSVMTPFAVRGDLRTRSAPLERLADAVRPGTALVAFSSVQSADGRVADLAAIREAAAAHGARTLADATQSAGWLPLDAGAHDYTVTGGFKYLLCPRGASFLTVTEEAQDSLIPLHAGWCAGEDPYASTYGPVEHLAGDVRRYDEPPAFLAYHGAEQSLALLREIGVDTVHAHVTTLARRFLDGVVASGYEAVGGESPIVSVRGLGHLVPRLAEAGVVTAGRAGNLRASFHLYNSAADVDRALDVLTALAGRG from the coding sequence ATGGACACCCTGGGAGGCGCCGAGTTCGCGCCCGCGCAGACGTATCTGAACACGTCCACCTGTGGGCTGCTGCCCCGCAGGACCGTCGAGGCGGTGAAGCTCCTCGCCGAGCAGAACGCGAGCGGGCGACCCGACGGCTCCGGCAGTTTCGAGGCGGTGGCCGCCGCGCGCGCCGGCTTCGCCCGGCTCGCCGGGGTCGGAGCGGACCGGGTCGCCGTCGGCGGCTCCGTCTCCGTGCACGTCGGCCTGATCGCGGCATCGCTTCCGGCCGAGGCGGAAGTCCTCTACCCCGAGGGCGAGTTCAGCTCGGTCATGACTCCGTTCGCGGTGCGCGGCGACCTGAGGACGCGGTCCGCGCCCCTGGAGCGGCTGGCCGACGCCGTGCGGCCCGGCACCGCCCTCGTCGCGTTCTCGTCCGTCCAGTCGGCCGACGGGCGGGTCGCCGACCTGGCCGCGATCCGCGAGGCCGCCGCCGCGCACGGGGCGCGCACGCTGGCCGACGCGACCCAGTCGGCGGGCTGGCTGCCGCTGGACGCCGGAGCCCACGACTACACCGTCACCGGTGGCTTCAAGTACCTGCTGTGCCCGCGCGGCGCGTCCTTCCTGACCGTCACCGAGGAGGCGCAGGATTCCCTGATCCCCCTCCACGCGGGCTGGTGCGCGGGCGAGGACCCGTACGCCAGCACCTACGGCCCCGTCGAGCACCTCGCCGGCGACGTGCGGCGCTACGACGAACCCCCGGCCTTCCTCGCCTACCACGGCGCCGAGCAGTCGCTGGCCCTGCTCCGGGAGATCGGCGTCGACACCGTGCACGCGCACGTCACGACGCTGGCGAGGCGCTTCCTCGACGGAGTGGTCGCGTCCGGGTACGAGGCCGTGGGCGGCGAGTCGCCGATCGTCAGCGTCCGGGGGCTGGGCCACCTGGTGCCGCGGCTCGCCGAGGCCGGCGTCGTCACGGCGGGGCGCGCCGGGAACCTGCGGGCGTCGTTCCACCTCTACAACTCGGCCGCCGACGTGGACCGCGCGCTGGACGTCCTCACCGCACTGGCCGGGCGCGGCTGA
- a CDS encoding VOC family protein, with protein MPHLGLVTVVVRDYDEAIAHYTRDLGFELREDTPLGGGKRWVVVAPPGSRETGLLLARAAGPAQEDRVGDQTGGRVGFFLHTGDFDRDHERMRAAGVVFEEAPRREPYGTVAVFRDLYGNRWDLIQPDEPL; from the coding sequence ATGCCCCACCTCGGACTGGTCACCGTGGTCGTACGCGACTACGACGAGGCGATCGCCCACTACACGCGGGACCTCGGGTTCGAGCTGAGGGAGGACACCCCCCTCGGCGGCGGGAAGCGCTGGGTGGTGGTCGCGCCGCCCGGCTCCCGCGAGACCGGCCTGCTCCTGGCGAGGGCCGCAGGCCCGGCCCAGGAGGACCGGGTGGGGGACCAGACCGGGGGGCGCGTCGGCTTCTTCCTCCACACCGGCGACTTCGACCGCGACCACGAGCGGATGCGCGCCGCCGGGGTCGTCTTCGAGGAGGCCCCGCGCCGCGAGCCGTACGGCACGGTCGCCGTCTTCCGCGACCTGTACGGCAACCGCTGGGACCTCATCCAGCCCGACGAACCCCTGTGA
- a CDS encoding aldehyde dehydrogenase family protein, with amino-acid sequence MSAAEVWSLDPRTGERRERVAAEASARDVDRAVRAAHDARAALADRAVRAAFLHTAADRLEAARDRLVETADAETALGAPRLTGELARTCYQLRAFAAIVDEGAFLDVIIDHPDASATPPVPDLRRYKVPLGVVAVYAASNFPFAFSVPGGDTASALAAGCPVVVKAHPDHPATSELAAAALRDAAAAHGLPEAVVGLVHGFDAGVGLVRHPLVAAAGFTGSVRGGRALFDAAAARPVPIPFHGELGSLNPVVVTGAAAAERAEEIGTGLAGSMTLGTGQFCVKPGLVLAPAGPAGDRLAGALAEAVAAVPEGVLLDGRMRDGFVAGVAERAALPDVGAPVAPGAAGERTVAAGFLTVPAARLTEEGPHDLLLEECFGPVTVLARYASEDEVARVLSRLPGNLTATLHVSSGEAAGEGPGAALLAALTPLAGRLVVNGWPTGVAVAYAQQHGGPYPAATSPSTSVGGTAIDRWLRPVAYQSTPHALLPAELRDDNPLKLPRRVDGVLER; translated from the coding sequence GTGTCCGCAGCAGAAGTCTGGAGTCTCGACCCCCGCACCGGTGAGCGCCGGGAGCGCGTCGCGGCGGAGGCGTCCGCCCGCGACGTCGACCGCGCCGTCCGCGCCGCCCACGACGCGCGCGCCGCGCTGGCCGACCGCGCCGTCCGCGCGGCCTTCCTGCACACGGCGGCCGACCGGCTCGAAGCGGCGCGGGACCGGCTGGTCGAGACCGCGGACGCCGAGACCGCCCTCGGCGCGCCCCGCCTCACCGGCGAACTCGCCCGCACCTGCTACCAGTTGCGCGCCTTCGCGGCCATCGTCGACGAGGGCGCGTTCCTGGACGTGATCATCGACCACCCGGACGCGTCGGCGACCCCGCCCGTCCCCGACCTGCGCCGCTACAAGGTGCCGCTCGGTGTCGTCGCCGTGTACGCCGCGTCGAACTTCCCCTTCGCCTTCTCCGTGCCCGGCGGGGACACGGCCAGCGCCCTGGCGGCCGGCTGCCCCGTCGTGGTCAAGGCGCACCCCGACCACCCGGCCACCTCCGAGCTGGCCGCCGCGGCGCTGCGCGACGCCGCCGCCGCGCACGGCCTGCCCGAGGCGGTCGTCGGCCTGGTCCACGGCTTCGACGCCGGGGTCGGGCTGGTCCGCCACCCGCTGGTCGCCGCGGCCGGGTTCACCGGCTCCGTACGGGGCGGCCGGGCGCTCTTCGACGCGGCGGCGGCCCGGCCGGTGCCCATCCCGTTCCACGGCGAACTGGGCTCCCTCAACCCGGTCGTGGTGACCGGCGCCGCCGCCGCCGAGCGGGCCGAGGAGATCGGCACCGGTCTGGCCGGCTCGATGACGCTGGGCACCGGCCAGTTCTGCGTCAAGCCGGGCCTGGTGCTCGCCCCGGCGGGCCCGGCGGGCGACCGGCTGGCCGGCGCCCTCGCCGAGGCGGTGGCGGCCGTGCCCGAGGGCGTCCTCCTCGACGGGCGGATGCGGGACGGCTTCGTCGCCGGGGTCGCCGAGCGGGCCGCGCTCCCGGACGTCGGGGCGCCCGTCGCCCCCGGTGCGGCCGGCGAGCGCACCGTGGCGGCGGGCTTCCTCACCGTCCCGGCCGCCCGCCTCACCGAGGAGGGGCCGCACGACCTGCTGCTGGAGGAGTGCTTCGGCCCGGTCACGGTCCTCGCCCGGTACGCGTCGGAGGACGAGGTCGCGCGCGTGCTGTCCCGCCTGCCCGGCAACCTCACGGCGACGCTGCACGTCTCGTCCGGGGAGGCGGCGGGCGAGGGCCCCGGCGCGGCGCTCCTCGCGGCGCTCACCCCCCTCGCGGGCCGCCTCGTCGTCAACGGCTGGCCCACGGGCGTCGCGGTGGCGTACGCCCAGCAGCACGGCGGCCCGTACCCGGCGGCGACGTCCCCGTCCACGTCGGTGGGCGGCACGGCGATCGACCGCTGGCTCCGCCCGGTCGCCTACCAGTCGACCCCCCACGCCCTCCTCCCCGCGGAACTGCGCGACGACAACCCCCTGAAGCTCCCCCGCCGCGTGGACGGCGTCCTGGAGCGCTGA
- a CDS encoding DsbA family oxidoreductase, whose amino-acid sequence MRVEIWSDIACPWCYIGKARFEEGLAAFPHRDRVEVVYRSFELDPERPRGEVAPVVDMLAAKYGRTREEAAAMEEHVASVAHGQGLPYRVEGRLHGSTFDVHRLLHLAADRGRQEALLDLAYRANFAEERSVYDHGDLVRLAVEAGLDEAEARAVLADGAAYADRVRADEREAAELGATGVPFFVFDRRYGVSGGQPAEVFTRALEQAWQGRAVEPAAAGPAPGCEADGACAV is encoded by the coding sequence ATGCGCGTCGAGATCTGGAGCGACATCGCCTGCCCCTGGTGCTACATCGGGAAGGCCCGCTTCGAGGAGGGGCTGGCCGCGTTCCCGCACCGGGACCGGGTCGAGGTGGTGTACCGGTCCTTCGAGCTCGACCCGGAGCGCCCCCGCGGCGAGGTCGCGCCCGTCGTGGACATGCTGGCCGCCAAGTACGGGCGCACCCGCGAGGAGGCCGCCGCCATGGAGGAGCACGTCGCCTCCGTCGCGCACGGGCAGGGCCTGCCGTACCGGGTGGAGGGGCGCCTGCACGGCAGCACCTTCGACGTCCACCGGCTCCTCCACCTCGCCGCGGACCGGGGCCGCCAGGAGGCCCTGCTCGACCTGGCCTACCGGGCCAACTTCGCGGAGGAGCGCTCCGTGTACGACCACGGCGACCTCGTCCGGCTCGCCGTCGAGGCGGGGCTCGACGAGGCCGAGGCGCGCGCCGTGCTCGCGGACGGCGCCGCGTACGCGGACCGGGTGCGGGCCGACGAGCGGGAGGCCGCCGAACTCGGCGCGACGGGGGTGCCCTTCTTCGTCTTCGACCGCCGCTACGGCGTGTCCGGCGGGCAGCCCGCCGAGGTGTTCACCCGCGCCCTGGAGCAGGCGTGGCAGGGCCGCGCCGTGGAGCCCGCGGCGGCCGGCCCGGCACCCGGCTGCGAGGCGGACGGCGCCTGCGCGGTCTGA
- a CDS encoding response regulator transcription factor, with amino-acid sequence MRVVLADDERMVRTALRAILSAEPDLEVVGEAADGAEAVSVVREARPDVVLMDVRMPGVDGIRATERLLAGMPDPPRIVVVTTFENDQYVYEALRVGAAGFLLKRAGAEDLVAAVRLVARSDSLLYPAALRGLAAAFGRRGPAAPPAPWVARLTEREADVLRLMATGLANAEIAARLGVGPATVKTHVASVLAKAGARDRTQAVIAAYESGFVTPG; translated from the coding sequence ATCCGCGTCGTGCTCGCCGACGACGAGCGGATGGTCCGCACCGCCCTGCGGGCCATCCTCTCCGCCGAGCCCGACCTGGAGGTCGTCGGGGAGGCCGCGGACGGCGCCGAGGCCGTGTCCGTGGTGCGGGAGGCGCGGCCCGACGTGGTGCTGATGGACGTGCGGATGCCCGGCGTCGACGGCATCCGCGCGACCGAGCGGCTGCTGGCGGGCATGCCGGACCCGCCGCGGATCGTGGTCGTCACCACCTTCGAGAACGACCAGTACGTGTACGAGGCGCTGCGGGTCGGCGCGGCCGGGTTCCTGCTGAAGCGGGCCGGTGCGGAGGACCTCGTCGCGGCGGTGCGGCTGGTGGCGCGCAGCGACTCGCTGCTGTACCCGGCGGCGCTGCGCGGCCTGGCCGCCGCGTTCGGGCGGCGGGGACCCGCGGCGCCGCCCGCGCCGTGGGTGGCGCGGCTGACCGAGCGGGAGGCGGACGTGCTGCGGCTGATGGCGACGGGCCTGGCCAACGCCGAGATCGCCGCCCGGCTGGGGGTGGGCCCGGCGACGGTCAAGACCCATGTGGCGTCCGTGCTCGCCAAGGCGGGCGCGCGGGACCGGACGCAGGCGGTGATCGCCGCGTACGAGTCGGGGTTCGTCACGCCGGGGTGA
- a CDS encoding GNAT family N-acetyltransferase: MTPAAVSLRPLRAADLDYLFALMREPEGRRMAAFVPADPDDRAAFDAHWSRLLDSPDVNRIVLVDGVPAGHAAVYGPPGEREVTYWIDRAHRGRGVARAALAALLDLVPERPLHARAAADNTASCRVLTACGFTATGTDRGWAHGRGAEVEEVVFTLR; this comes from the coding sequence ATGACCCCTGCCGCCGTGTCGCTGCGGCCCCTGCGCGCCGCCGACCTCGACTACCTGTTCGCCCTGATGCGGGAGCCGGAGGGGCGCCGCATGGCGGCCTTCGTCCCGGCGGACCCGGACGACAGGGCCGCGTTCGACGCGCACTGGTCGCGGCTGCTCGACTCGCCGGACGTCAACCGGATCGTGCTGGTGGACGGCGTACCGGCCGGGCACGCCGCCGTGTACGGGCCGCCCGGCGAGCGGGAGGTGACCTACTGGATCGACCGCGCGCACCGGGGCCGCGGGGTCGCCCGCGCCGCGCTGGCGGCCCTGCTGGACCTGGTGCCGGAACGCCCGCTGCACGCCCGCGCGGCGGCGGACAACACCGCGTCGTGCCGCGTGCTCACCGCCTGCGGCTTCACGGCGACCGGCACCGACCGCGGCTGGGCCCACGGGCGGGGGGCCGAGGTCGAGGAAGTGGTGTTCACGCTGCGGTGA